Genomic window (Hyalangium gracile):
ATCTGCATGACGCCCAGGATGCCGACGGAGAAGACGACCAGGGCGGCCATGGCCTCGATGAGGCTGGTGCCGCGAGGGGATGAGCGCGAACGGTTCATGTGGACGCAACCTCCTAGAAGACGACGGCGGCGCCCGCGGGCGCGGAGACGGTGAGCAGCTTGGGCGTGAAGCCCTTC
Coding sequences:
- a CDS encoding type IV pilus modification PilV family protein translates to MNRSRSSPRGTSLIEAMAALVVFSVGILGVMQ